From a region of the Sulfurospirillum tamanense genome:
- a CDS encoding helix-turn-helix transcriptional regulator, with translation MLAIKLSTPHAMMRTIKERFKTRRLERNLTQEGLANKSGVSLGSVKRFENSGQISLESLLKLAVILDCLDDFESILLREKNAFSSIDELLHSKKDTPKKRGAIK, from the coding sequence ATGTTAGCTATTAAACTAAGCACACCACACGCTATGATGCGAACGATTAAAGAGCGGTTTAAAACTAGAAGGTTAGAGCGAAATCTCACACAGGAAGGATTGGCAAATAAAAGCGGCGTAAGTCTTGGCAGTGTGAAAAGGTTTGAAAACAGTGGCCAAATATCTTTAGAATCGCTTTTGAAACTCGCGGTTATTCTTGATTGTCTTGATGATTTTGAGAGCATTTTGCTAAGGGAGAAAAACGCCTTTAGTTCGATAGATGAACTTTTACACAGCAAAAAAGATACTCCCAAAAAAAGAGGAGCGATTAAATGA
- a CDS encoding type II toxin-antitoxin system HipA family toxin: MSVKLINVYLHQHSQKIKVGRLAYENRQIYFEYEKDFLQTNIELSPFKLLLSSGVKQCEDRVFDGLFGVFADSLPDGWGKLLIDRQLMSQGISFANITPLDRLQFIGEHGIGALSYAPIVSTYNQIEQINLDELYVASQEILKGVSSKNIETLIAHNGSSAGARPKIMVQLNQKNEILPSNRALENGYEHYMVKFAGSTDSPHVGALEYIYSLMAKDAGIFMSDTKLLEGGKNRYFAIKRFDRKGDERVHIHSMAGLTHSDFRIPTLDYDDILKVTLHLTKDINEVIKAYKIAVFNLFTHNRDDHAKNFSYLLDENNNWKLAPAYDLTFSFGPGGEHSTTYLNVGKNPNIKHLQELAKRNGIKESKAIIDEIYSVVSNFEVYADAHKLPKKQTSEIKKQFYKI, from the coding sequence ATGAGCGTAAAACTAATCAATGTTTACCTGCACCAACACTCTCAAAAGATAAAAGTCGGAAGGCTTGCTTACGAAAACAGGCAGATATATTTTGAATATGAGAAAGATTTTTTGCAAACAAATATAGAACTTTCGCCATTTAAACTCCTGCTTAGTTCAGGCGTAAAACAGTGTGAAGATAGGGTTTTTGATGGACTATTTGGAGTCTTTGCAGATTCGCTTCCAGATGGATGGGGGAAGCTGCTTATTGATAGGCAGTTGATGAGTCAAGGCATTAGTTTTGCGAATATAACCCCCTTGGACAGATTGCAATTTATTGGCGAGCACGGGATTGGTGCATTGAGTTATGCGCCTATCGTGAGCACCTACAATCAAATAGAGCAAATAAATTTAGACGAGCTTTACGTTGCCTCACAAGAGATACTCAAAGGGGTTAGTTCAAAAAACATTGAAACCCTCATTGCCCATAATGGCTCTAGTGCTGGGGCAAGACCAAAAATCATGGTTCAGTTAAACCAAAAAAATGAAATACTCCCTTCAAATAGAGCTTTAGAGAATGGCTATGAGCACTATATGGTCAAGTTTGCAGGCAGTACGGATAGTCCTCACGTGGGGGCGCTTGAATATATTTATTCTCTTATGGCAAAAGATGCTGGAATATTTATGAGCGATACAAAATTGCTAGAAGGGGGGAAAAATCGATATTTTGCAATAAAACGTTTTGATAGAAAGGGCGATGAAAGAGTTCATATCCACTCTATGGCGGGATTGACGCATAGTGATTTTAGGATTCCAACCCTTGATTATGATGATATTTTGAAAGTAACACTGCATTTGACCAAAGATATCAACGAAGTTATCAAAGCATATAAAATTGCAGTTTTTAATCTGTTTACCCACAATCGCGATGACCACGCTAAGAACTTTTCATATCTACTGGATGAGAATAACAACTGGAAACTCGCCCCTGCTTATGATTTAACGTTCTCTTTTGGCCCAGGGGGTGAGCATAGCACTACCTATTTAAATGTTGGTAAAAATCCAAACATAAAGCACCTCCAGGAGCTTGCAAAGAGAAATGGTATCAAAGAGAGCAAAGCTATAATAGATGAAATCTATAGTGTTGTATCAAACTTTGAAGTTTATGCAGATGCGCATAAGCTTCCAAAAAAACAGACCAGCGAAATCAAAAAACAGTTTTATAAAATCTAA
- a CDS encoding helix-turn-helix domain-containing protein codes for MSLKLFTDKEIIATLGERLDYIRREKEIPVKELAKRSGTNTDTLTRFFNGKSSISLTSFVRILRGLGELDALEPLFKQEQEYSPITGAPQEPKKRIYKKHPTLKGVIWGEDR; via the coding sequence ATGTCTTTAAAGCTTTTTACAGATAAAGAAATTATCGCTACTCTTGGTGAACGCTTAGACTATATTCGTAGAGAAAAAGAGATTCCGGTGAAAGAACTTGCAAAACGAAGCGGCACAAACACCGACACCTTGACTAGATTTTTCAATGGAAAAAGCAGCATCTCTTTGACAAGTTTTGTCAGAATACTAAGAGGTCTTGGGGAGCTTGATGCTTTGGAGCCTTTGTTTAAACAAGAGCAAGAGTACAGCCCCATAACCGGCGCACCCCAAGAGCCAAAAAAAAGAATTTACAAAAAACATCCGACTCTCAAAGGGGTTATATGGGGGGAAGATAGATGA
- a CDS encoding type II toxin-antitoxin system HipA family toxin: MSKTVEVRLWGTSVGYLGYSPGQKEVATFEYTPQFLNTGVQISPYQMKYPPSRFRFEHISKRTFKGVAGVFADSLPDKFGNQLIDLYMADKKIPPQNITTLDRLLYVGKRGMGALEYHPEAIESDEDRPKIALDLSLLAQLSEIVLNRSKDLNQKLQEVKKIEDAMSIIQVSSSAGGARAKAVVARDKSGLFYDGTQIYDSSFDYWLLKFDTDANSDRDSNDPKGMTKVEYIYSKIAKKCAIAIPNIDYVLDGDSFHFMIERFDRVEGRGKIEKLHYASWAGLAHADRDATGTYSYEQLVLLMRELNMSQAEITELFKRAVFNIVGRNQDDHTKNFGFLMDKSGTWSFAPAFDMTYSFDPMGKWTKTHQIKLNQKQGDFILGDLMKFGEFCNIKSSTCRDIIFSTIDNFNDFAKMATELEVSKELTSTIVSGIEKCTQNLLSNKRQN, translated from the coding sequence ATGAGCAAAACAGTAGAGGTGCGGCTTTGGGGGACGAGTGTTGGTTACCTTGGGTATTCTCCTGGGCAAAAGGAAGTTGCTACCTTTGAGTACACTCCCCAGTTTTTAAACACAGGGGTGCAAATCTCTCCATACCAGATGAAATACCCGCCCTCTCGATTTAGGTTTGAGCATATCAGCAAAAGAACGTTCAAGGGCGTTGCGGGTGTTTTTGCCGATTCGCTTCCTGATAAATTTGGCAATCAGCTCATTGATTTATACATGGCCGATAAAAAAATTCCACCACAGAACATCACAACACTCGACAGATTGTTGTATGTTGGCAAAAGAGGAATGGGGGCTTTGGAGTACCATCCAGAGGCAATTGAGAGTGATGAAGATAGGCCAAAGATTGCACTTGATTTGTCCTTGTTGGCGCAGTTGTCTGAGATTGTATTAAATCGTAGCAAAGATTTAAATCAAAAATTGCAAGAGGTAAAAAAAATAGAAGATGCCATGAGTATCATACAAGTTAGCTCTAGTGCTGGTGGGGCTAGAGCAAAAGCTGTCGTAGCCAGAGATAAGTCTGGTTTGTTTTATGATGGCACACAGATTTATGATAGCTCATTTGACTATTGGCTATTAAAATTTGATACAGATGCAAACAGTGATAGAGATAGTAATGACCCAAAAGGAATGACTAAAGTAGAATATATCTACTCTAAAATAGCAAAAAAATGTGCAATTGCTATCCCAAATATTGACTATGTTTTAGATGGTGATAGTTTTCATTTTATGATTGAAAGGTTTGATAGAGTAGAGGGCAGAGGAAAAATCGAAAAACTACACTATGCATCTTGGGCGGGTTTGGCTCATGCTGATAGGGACGCGACAGGAACATACTCTTACGAACAACTTGTGCTGTTGATGCGCGAGCTAAATATGTCTCAGGCAGAAATCACAGAGCTTTTTAAACGAGCAGTTTTTAATATTGTTGGTAGAAATCAAGATGACCATACTAAAAATTTTGGTTTTTTGATGGATAAAAGTGGCACATGGAGCTTTGCACCTGCTTTTGATATGACATACTCATTTGACCCAATGGGCAAATGGACCAAGACGCATCAAATCAAATTAAATCAAAAGCAAGGGGATTTTATCTTGGGGGATTTGATGAAGTTTGGCGAGTTTTGCAATATAAAATCAAGCACTTGCCGCGATATAATTTTTTCCACGATTGATAATTTTAATGATTTTGCAAAGATGGCAACCGAGCTTGAAGTTTCAAAAGAGCTAACCAGCACAATTGTGAGCGGCATTGAGAAATGCACGCAAAATCTTTTGTCCAATAAGAGACAAAATTAA